In uncultured Methanobacterium sp., a genomic segment contains:
- a CDS encoding tRNA(His) guanylyltransferase Thg1 family protein: MKEYEIFSSLKVPFTSPTVVRLDGRNFSQLSRKLEFEKPYDPEFVRIISEAARLLFQEFSPKLAYVFSDEVNLLLGEIPFAGRVEKIDSVMASFLCGAFTRKIMEQDEFKEKISETKPISFDSRVIPLSRDKVMEYFQWRQLESWRNCLNGYSYWTLREDHSREEAMKILHKKKSSQLHDLLFEKGIKIAHMPTWQRRGIGIYKKGFEIEGLNPLTHEKVISQRKKIFVDWELPLFDEEFFRGNSLLK; the protein is encoded by the coding sequence ATGAAAGAATATGAAATATTTTCCAGTTTAAAGGTTCCCTTCACTTCCCCTACTGTGGTTAGACTTGACGGTAGGAATTTCTCACAGTTATCTCGTAAACTGGAATTTGAAAAACCATACGACCCCGAATTTGTTCGGATAATTTCTGAAGCAGCTCGTCTGCTCTTCCAGGAGTTCAGCCCCAAACTTGCATATGTGTTTTCCGATGAAGTTAACCTGCTACTGGGAGAAATACCCTTCGCAGGCAGGGTGGAAAAGATAGACTCAGTTATGGCCAGTTTCTTATGCGGAGCATTTACCCGTAAGATCATGGAGCAGGATGAATTCAAGGAAAAAATTAGCGAAACGAAACCTATTTCCTTTGATTCCAGGGTGATTCCATTATCCCGTGATAAAGTGATGGAGTACTTCCAGTGGAGGCAGTTGGAATCCTGGAGGAACTGTCTGAATGGATACTCATACTGGACACTAAGAGAAGACCATTCCCGGGAAGAAGCAATGAAAATCCTCCATAAAAAGAAAAGCAGCCAGTTGCATGACCTACTCTTCGAAAAAGGCATTAAAATAGCTCATATGCCTACCTGGCAGAGAAGGGGGATTGGGATCTATAAAAAAGGGTTTGAAATTGAGGGTTTAAATCCGTTGACCCATGAAAAAGTCATATCACAAAGGAAGAAAATATTTGTTGATTGGGAGCTTCCACTCTTTGATGAGGAGTTTTTCAGGGGAAATTCACTGTTAAAATGA
- a CDS encoding Mov34/MPN/PAD-1 family protein — translation MTEKKTWMDKIIGHVLGNKDKNFQEILIDREVVEEIIQIARKAHPFEFVAMLEGKIKDETLKIDGLVFSAGETSHQGAVINTFMIPLSTGTVGSVHSHPGPSASPSTADLQMFAKNGYFHLIIAEPYIEESMIGYNSFGEITRYKII, via the coding sequence ATGACTGAAAAAAAAACATGGATGGACAAAATTATAGGGCATGTCCTTGGGAATAAAGATAAAAACTTTCAGGAAATCCTTATTGACCGGGAAGTTGTAGAAGAAATAATCCAAATCGCCCGAAAAGCTCATCCATTTGAATTTGTAGCCATGTTAGAGGGTAAGATTAAAGATGAAACCCTGAAAATTGATGGTCTAGTCTTTTCAGCTGGTGAAACATCCCATCAAGGTGCAGTTATAAATACGTTTATGATACCCCTATCCACTGGCACCGTTGGCTCAGTGCACAGTCATCCGGGCCCCAGTGCATCTCCATCTACAGCAGATCTGCAAATGTTCGCCAAAAATGGGTATTTTCATTTAATAATCGCAGAACCCTACATTGAAGAGAGTATGATTGGATATAACTCATTTGGTGAGATAACCCGTTATAAAATAATTTAA